One window of the Salvia splendens isolate huo1 chromosome 1, SspV2, whole genome shotgun sequence genome contains the following:
- the LOC121749140 gene encoding F-actin-capping protein subunit alpha-like, which produces MSDEEETQPTDDQKIEIAKWFLLNAPAGEIQYIAKDMKAVLQDETLYTTAAAVAFPLYNKSHMICLDFPDRSGEVMVTPFSEIGENEYVDPRTAQVAVVDHVNQVCRRARPANDEELPTPYIEEYRYALDIEVTKYVSEAYPKGICSVYCVNGKDVEEPGMDFDLVVVISAARLNPQNFCNGSWRSIWNVEFKDEAQFVEVRGTLQVGAHYFEEGNVQLDAKHECKDSTMLMSPEDSAHSVTTIIRHHETEYLNSLQTSYSKLPDATFKDLRRKLPVTRTLFPWHNAAQFSLRRDIQKSLGLEKK; this is translated from the exons ATGTCAGACGAGGAAGAAACGCAGCCCACTGATGACCAGAAAATCGAAATAGCCAAATGGTTTCTCCTCAATGCTCCTGCCGGCGAAATCCAATACATCGCCAAAG ATATGAAGGCGGTTTTGCAGGATGAGACGCTGTACACCACGGCCGCCGCAGTGGCATTTCCTCTTTACAACAAATCCCACATGATCTGCCTCGATTTTCCTGATAGAAGCGGTGAG GTTATGGTTACACCATTTAGTGAGATTGGCGAGAACGAGTATGTTGATCCTAGGACTGCTCAAGTTGCAGTTGTTGACCATGTGAATCAG GTCTGTAGACGTGCTCGGCCTGCAAATGATGAAGAACTTCCAACACCATATATTGAGGAATATCG GTATGCCTTGGATATAGAAGTTACTAAGTATGTAAGTGAAGCATACCCAAAAGGAATCTGTTCAGTTTATTGTGTTAATGGGAAAGATGTGGAAGAACCAGGCATGGATTTTGATCTTGTTGTGGTAATTTCTGCTGCTAGACTCAACCCTCAGAATTTCTG CAATGGAAGTTGGCGATCAATATGGAATGTGGAATTCAAGGATGAGGCACAATTTGTGGAAGTTAGAGGTACACTTCAG GTTGGCGCCCACTACTTTGAGGAGGGGAATGTCCAGTTAGATGCAAAGCATGAGTGCAAAGATTCCACTATGTTAATG TCACCTGAAGACTCTGCACATTCTGTGACCACCATTATACGCCACCACGAGACGGAGTATCTAAATTCCCTTCAG ACATCCTATTCAAAATTGCCTGATGCCACCTTCAAG GACCTTCGGAGGAAGCTTCCTGTTACACGGACCTTATTCCCATGGCATAACGCCGCACAGTTCAGCCTCAGACGAGATATCCAAAAGAGCTTGGGACTGGAAAAGAAGTAA